In a single window of the Thiohalophilus sp. genome:
- a CDS encoding IS256 family transposase: MSRRTKTKTDIDPQLEALVNSIKTPEELEDLTRLLRQKTFEAMLEGEMDDHLGYPKHDKAGQHSGNSRNGYSSKTLKGELGELPIAIPRDRNGEFEPLIISKNQTRLPIFNDKIIMLYSKGMSTRDIASTLLELYGVEVSPTLISRVTEQVLEQVQQWQSRPLDEVYPIVYLDCIRVKIRQDKRVINKAIYLALGINLDGQKELLGLWLAENEGAKFWLSVLTELQQRGLKDIFIASVDGLTGFPEAINTVYPKTQIQLCIVHMVRNSLKFVSWKERKTVAADLKKIYASLTVEEAERELAAFAERWDEKFPSISTAWRKHWPNLITLFNYPDDIRKVIYTTNAIESLNSVIRKAVNNRKVFPNDDAALKVVYLAMQAASKKWTMPIHHWKDALNRFMIEFPDRMPEQF; encoded by the coding sequence ATGAGCAGAAGAACAAAAACCAAAACCGATATCGACCCGCAGCTTGAAGCCCTGGTGAACAGTATCAAAACACCGGAGGAACTCGAGGACCTCACCCGCTTGCTGCGCCAAAAAACCTTTGAAGCTATGCTCGAAGGCGAGATGGATGACCACCTTGGCTATCCCAAGCATGACAAAGCCGGTCAGCATAGCGGCAACAGCCGTAACGGTTACAGCAGTAAAACCTTGAAGGGCGAGCTTGGCGAGCTGCCAATTGCCATTCCCCGGGACCGCAACGGGGAATTTGAGCCGCTCATTATCTCCAAAAACCAGACCCGGCTACCGATTTTCAACGACAAGATCATCATGCTCTACAGCAAGGGCATGAGCACGCGGGACATAGCTTCCACCTTGTTGGAACTGTACGGCGTTGAGGTCTCTCCTACGCTGATTTCACGGGTCACCGAGCAGGTGCTGGAACAGGTCCAGCAATGGCAATCCCGACCCCTGGATGAGGTCTATCCCATCGTCTATCTCGACTGCATCCGGGTGAAGATCCGTCAGGACAAACGCGTCATCAACAAAGCCATTTACCTGGCGCTGGGCATCAACCTGGACGGCCAGAAAGAACTGCTGGGGCTGTGGCTCGCGGAAAACGAGGGTGCCAAGTTCTGGCTGTCCGTGCTCACCGAACTGCAACAACGGGGCCTGAAGGACATTTTCATCGCCTCGGTGGATGGGCTGACAGGCTTCCCGGAAGCCATTAACACCGTTTACCCGAAGACCCAGATCCAGCTATGCATCGTGCATATGGTGCGCAACTCGCTCAAATTCGTCTCCTGGAAAGAACGCAAGACCGTTGCCGCTGACCTGAAAAAGATCTACGCCTCCCTCACTGTCGAGGAGGCCGAGCGAGAGCTGGCCGCCTTTGCCGAGCGCTGGGATGAGAAGTTTCCGTCCATCAGCACGGCCTGGCGCAAACACTGGCCGAATCTCATCACCCTGTTTAACTACCCGGATGATATTCGTAAAGTAATTTACACCACCAACGCTATCGAATCCCTCAATAGCGTTATCCGTAAGGCCGTCAACAACCGTAAGGTCTTTCCGAATGACGACGCGGCACTCAAGGTCGTCTATCTGGCCATGCAGGCGGCCTCCAAGAAATGGACCATGCCCATTCACCATTGGAAGGACGCCTTGAATCGTTTTATGATTGAGTTTCCGGATAGAATGCCGGAGCAGTTCTAA
- a CDS encoding DUF2232 domain-containing protein, whose amino-acid sequence MMLQSLASYAMRGPLQAILAVVGLAVVSLLFFPLSWPLGYLGAGVVALVALTQASRESLLIVFGATAALALLGMGIGSPHYGIGYALSVWLPAWLAAQWLRQHQSLSQTLGLAGLAGLIGIGLMFLLLGDPAQWWSAYFDQRIIPDLKEAGVEFPDEAAFRALLQQVAGVMTGALLASLVLSAAIGVLIGRYWQARLFEVGSPHEFHQLRLGTLAAGIGLVIVALAQFVGGLAGQWLVNAAIVVLTVFLFQGLAIGHQLAARTANGQPWVVALYIVLLFTLPYGAIAVAMLGILDNWIDIRRRLPGAAS is encoded by the coding sequence ATGATGCTGCAGTCGCTGGCCAGTTATGCCATGCGCGGTCCGCTCCAGGCCATCCTGGCGGTGGTCGGACTGGCGGTGGTATCGTTGCTGTTTTTCCCGCTGAGCTGGCCGCTCGGCTATCTCGGCGCCGGGGTCGTGGCCCTGGTGGCCCTGACCCAGGCCAGCCGCGAGAGTCTGTTGATTGTGTTTGGCGCCACCGCGGCGCTGGCGCTGTTGGGAATGGGGATCGGCAGTCCGCATTACGGCATCGGTTATGCGCTGTCGGTCTGGCTGCCGGCCTGGCTGGCGGCCCAGTGGCTGCGCCAGCATCAGTCTCTCTCCCAGACGCTGGGCCTGGCCGGACTGGCGGGGCTGATCGGGATCGGGCTGATGTTCCTGTTGCTGGGCGATCCCGCCCAGTGGTGGAGCGCCTATTTCGATCAGCGGATCATCCCGGATCTCAAGGAGGCGGGGGTCGAGTTTCCGGACGAGGCGGCGTTTCGCGCACTGTTGCAGCAGGTGGCCGGGGTGATGACCGGTGCGTTGCTGGCCTCGCTGGTGCTCAGTGCCGCAATCGGGGTGTTGATCGGGCGTTACTGGCAGGCCAGGCTGTTCGAAGTTGGCAGCCCGCACGAGTTCCACCAGTTGCGTCTGGGCACCCTGGCCGCCGGCATTGGCCTGGTGATCGTGGCCCTGGCCCAGTTTGTGGGTGGCCTGGCGGGGCAGTGGCTGGTCAACGCGGCCATCGTGGTGTTGACTGTATTTCTGTTTCAGGGACTGGCCATCGGCCATCAACTGGCCGCCCGCACCGCGAACGGGCAGCCCTGGGTGGTGGCGTTGTATATCGTTTTACTGTTTACACTGCCCTATGGCGCGATCGCCGTCGCCATGCTGGGCATACTGGATAACTGGATTGATATTCGCCGCCGGCTACCCGGGGCGGCGAGCTGA
- a CDS encoding DUF262 domain-containing protein: MNSRTECRSSSKRAVTQNYLQSLFRWSIDKKTAFIESILIGIPVPPAFAYEKEDGTWELIDGLQRISTILEFMGVLRDPEKTDKTLPASILSSSTYLPSLEGISWSGEQGENSLEKSLQLFFRRARLDFQVLKHPSDAKTKFDLFQRLNRGGEYANEQEVRTCSMVLGNPDATRRIREIAQSDAFSKIFKITDEQKARQKDVEYFVRAIVHVAEDFEPGSDVQEFLDHGILRILIDQDPNPVIDKVFWAINILYKVNGQDALIPHDEAYEGIAKRFSLRALEGILVGVARNKEDIENLEDPDSYIKEKIGQFWRQQEVVNLSESGLRGTTRIQRTIPFGEVWFKPDE, encoded by the coding sequence TTGAATTCCCGGACAGAATGCCGGAGCAGTTCTAAGCGGGCAGTTACACAGAATTATTTACAGTCTCTATTTCGATGGTCAATAGATAAAAAAACAGCTTTTATAGAGTCAATACTTATAGGAATCCCTGTGCCCCCTGCGTTTGCGTACGAAAAAGAAGATGGTACATGGGAGCTAATTGATGGGCTTCAGAGAATTTCAACTATTCTTGAATTTATGGGCGTTCTACGTGACCCAGAAAAGACAGATAAAACCCTCCCAGCATCTATTCTCAGTTCATCTACCTATCTTCCGTCACTTGAGGGAATTAGTTGGTCAGGTGAACAAGGCGAAAATTCACTGGAGAAGTCATTGCAGCTGTTTTTTAGGCGTGCACGGCTTGATTTTCAGGTTTTAAAGCACCCTAGCGACGCAAAGACAAAGTTTGATTTATTTCAACGCTTGAACCGTGGCGGTGAATACGCAAATGAACAAGAGGTGCGCACTTGTTCTATGGTTTTGGGTAATCCCGATGCAACCAGGAGGATAAGAGAGATTGCTCAATCAGATGCTTTCTCGAAAATTTTTAAAATAACAGATGAACAGAAAGCAAGACAAAAGGATGTCGAATATTTTGTTAGGGCGATTGTGCACGTAGCAGAGGATTTTGAGCCTGGTTCTGATGTGCAAGAATTTTTAGATCATGGAATATTGAGAATATTAATAGACCAAGATCCAAACCCCGTAATTGATAAAGTTTTTTGGGCTATAAACATTTTATACAAAGTTAATGGGCAAGACGCACTTATTCCGCATGATGAAGCGTATGAGGGAATTGCCAAACGCTTTTCACTTAGGGCGTTAGAAGGGATTCTTGTTGGTGTTGCTAGGAACAAAGAAGATATAGAAAATTTGGAAGATCCAGATTCATATATAAAAGAAAAAATCGGTCAATTTTGGAGACAACAAGAAGTTGTAAATTTAAGTGAGTCTGGGCTTAGAGGTACTACTCGGATACAGAGAACTATTCCATTTGGTGAGGTTTGGTTTAAACCGGATGAATAA
- the rpsF gene encoding 30S ribosomal protein S6, with product MRHYEIVFLVHPDQSEQVPAMLERYRNLVEGNGGKVHRVEDWGRRQLAYSIQKVHKAHYVLLNIECDQATRDELESGFRFNDAVIRNLIIRRDEAITEASPMARKDEREEESSESSAA from the coding sequence ATGCGTCACTATGAAATCGTGTTTCTGGTCCACCCTGACCAGAGTGAACAGGTCCCCGCCATGCTGGAGCGCTATCGCAATCTGGTGGAAGGCAACGGTGGCAAGGTCCACCGCGTTGAAGACTGGGGCCGTCGTCAGCTGGCCTATTCCATTCAAAAAGTTCACAAGGCGCACTATGTGCTGCTGAACATCGAATGCGATCAGGCAACCCGCGATGAGCTGGAGAGCGGCTTCCGCTTCAACGACGCCGTGATTCGCAATCTGATCATCCGTCGCGACGAAGCGATTACCGAAGCTTCGCCGATGGCCCGCAAAGATGAGCGGGAAGAAGAGAGCAGCGAGTCAAGCGCGGCCTGA
- a CDS encoding class I SAM-dependent methyltransferase: protein MSRVSEKGLPEFEQLKQQLKATWSAGNYADVAETLAPSTLQFLERHPARRGARVLDVACGAGQVAIPAARAGAEAYGIDIAENLIEQARDRAAREELSIHFEVGDAESLPYEDDSFDQVYSVIGAMFAPRPERVAAELKRVCRPGDSMSVAPRNPDRPISDLRLP, encoded by the coding sequence ATGAGCAGAGTATCTGAAAAAGGGCTCCCGGAGTTTGAGCAACTGAAACAGCAACTTAAGGCGACCTGGAGCGCCGGCAACTACGCGGATGTGGCGGAGACCCTGGCGCCCAGTACGCTTCAGTTTCTCGAACGCCATCCCGCTCGGCGAGGTGCCAGGGTCCTGGATGTGGCCTGTGGCGCAGGACAGGTGGCGATCCCGGCGGCCCGGGCCGGCGCCGAGGCCTACGGCATCGACATCGCCGAGAACCTCATCGAGCAGGCCCGAGACCGAGCCGCTCGGGAGGAACTGTCGATACACTTTGAGGTGGGCGATGCCGAATCCCTTCCCTACGAGGATGACAGCTTCGATCAGGTCTACAGCGTCATTGGCGCCATGTTTGCCCCCCGTCCCGAACGCGTCGCCGCCGAACTAAAACGGGTTTGCAGGCCCGGCGACAGTATGTCTGTTGCCCCACGCAACCCTGATCGGCCGATTTCTGATTTACGACTTCCCTGA
- the rplI gene encoding 50S ribosomal protein L9 — MEVILLENVANLGTLGDKVNVRPGYGRNYLVPQKKAVPATKENIEVFEARRAELEKAATEALAAAQARAEQIAALGQVTIQAHAGEEGKLFGSVAVADIADAVTAAGVELEKREVNLPEGPIRLTGEYQVELQLHAEVMQPINLVVEAE, encoded by the coding sequence ATGGAAGTGATTCTGCTGGAAAACGTAGCTAACCTCGGCACCCTGGGTGACAAGGTTAACGTTCGCCCGGGCTATGGCCGCAACTATCTGGTACCGCAGAAAAAAGCGGTCCCGGCCACCAAAGAGAACATTGAGGTGTTCGAAGCGCGTCGCGCCGAGCTGGAAAAAGCCGCCACCGAAGCGCTGGCCGCCGCCCAGGCCCGTGCCGAGCAGATCGCCGCACTGGGTCAGGTGACCATCCAGGCTCACGCCGGTGAGGAAGGCAAGCTATTCGGCTCCGTGGCCGTGGCCGACATCGCCGACGCGGTGACCGCGGCCGGCGTCGAGCTGGAAAAACGCGAAGTGAACCTGCCCGAAGGCCCGATTCGTCTGACTGGCGAATACCAGGTCGAGCTGCAGCTGCACGCCGAGGTGATGCAGCCGATCAACCTGGTGGTCGAAGCCGAATAG
- a CDS encoding IS256 family transposase, with the protein MSRRTKTKTDIDPQLEELVKAVKTPEQLAALTQQLQQKAFEAMLEGEMTDHLGYPKHATAGHNTGNSRNGYSAKTLKGEQGALTLDVPRDRNGEFEPLIIPKGQTRLPMFNDKILALYSRGMSTRDIVAMLLELYGVEVSPTLISQVTAQVIEEVQQWQCRPLDEIYPIVYLDCIHIKIRQDKRVSNKAIYLALGINLDGQKELLGLWLNENEGAKFWLSVLTELQQRGVRDIFIAAVDGLTGFPEAINTVYPKTKIQLCIVHMVRNSLKFVAWKQRKAVAADLKKIYTSLTVAEAEQELDAFAARWDDQFPSISASWRRHWPNLITLFDYPDDIRRVIYTTNAIESLNSVIRKAVKNRKVFPNDESALKVVYLAIQAASKKWTMPIHHWKNALNRFMIEFPDRMPEQF; encoded by the coding sequence ATGAGCAGAAGAACAAAAACCAAAACCGATATCGACCCGCAGCTTGAAGAACTGGTCAAGGCAGTCAAAACGCCAGAACAGCTTGCCGCATTGACCCAGCAGCTTCAGCAAAAAGCCTTTGAGGCCATGCTCGAAGGCGAGATGACTGACCATCTCGGCTATCCCAAGCACGCCACAGCCGGCCACAACACCGGCAACAGCCGTAACGGGTATAGCGCCAAAACCCTCAAAGGCGAACAGGGCGCACTGACCCTCGATGTGCCTCGAGACCGTAACGGCGAGTTTGAGCCGCTCATTATTCCCAAGGGGCAGACGCGTCTGCCGATGTTCAACGATAAAATCCTGGCGCTCTACAGTCGGGGCATGAGTACCCGCGATATCGTTGCCATGCTACTAGAGCTCTACGGCGTCGAGGTTTCCCCTACGCTCATCTCCCAGGTCACCGCGCAGGTGATTGAGGAAGTGCAGCAGTGGCAGTGCCGACCGCTGGACGAGATCTATCCCATCGTCTATCTGGACTGCATCCACATCAAGATCCGCCAGGACAAGCGGGTCAGCAACAAGGCCATCTATCTGGCGCTGGGTATCAACCTGGACGGCCAGAAAGAACTGCTGGGGCTCTGGCTCAATGAGAACGAGGGGGCTAAGTTCTGGTTGTCCGTGTTGACCGAACTCCAGCAGCGGGGTGTCCGGGATATCTTTATCGCCGCCGTGGACGGTCTGACCGGCTTCCCCGAGGCGATCAATACCGTCTACCCCAAAACAAAAATCCAGCTGTGTATCGTCCACATGGTGCGCAACTCGCTGAAGTTCGTGGCCTGGAAACAGCGCAAGGCGGTCGCCGCGGATTTGAAAAAGATCTACACCTCCCTGACGGTGGCCGAAGCCGAGCAGGAGCTCGACGCCTTTGCGGCTCGCTGGGATGATCAGTTCCCGTCGATCAGTGCCAGCTGGCGGCGACACTGGCCCAACCTGATTACCCTGTTCGACTATCCGGATGACATCCGTCGGGTGATCTACACGACCAACGCCATCGAATCACTGAACAGCGTGATCCGCAAGGCGGTCAAAAATCGCAAGGTTTTCCCTAACGATGAATCCGCCCTCAAGGTCGTCTACCTGGCCATCCAGGCGGCATCGAAAAAATGGACCATGCCCATTCACCATTGGAAGAACGCGCTCAATCGCTTTATGATTGAATTCCCGGACAGAATGCCGGAGCAGTTCTAA
- a CDS encoding IS3 family transposase (programmed frameshift), producing MPRYSEERKAAVMCMLLPPQNRSVADVAREEGISEMTLYNWRKQAREQGVPVPGNGKQSDDWSGEAKLAVVVETAGLSEAELSEYCRGKGLYPEQVKAWRTACETGADQAASRRQAEKAQAREDKKRIKELERELRRKDKALAETAALLALRKKFERPLGGRRGRMTSLPERRKLVGYIEEAVSAGARKARACKEIGITVRTLQRWTQGGEVHADRRPDAIRPEPANKLTPEERERILTVCNEPEFASLPPSQIVPKLADRGEYIACESSFYRVLHAAGQRHHRGRAQAPKKTKAPTTHVADGPNQVWSWDISWMPSRVRGLFWYLYLIEDIYSRKIVGWEVHEREAGELAAPLVQRSVLAERCFRQPLVLHADNGSPMKSQTLRIKLADLGISPSYSRPRVSNDNAFSESLFRTLKYCPAWPSQGFATLEEARDWMLKFVDWYNNRHCHSALKFVTPAQRHRGDDRDILKQRDRIYEQAKVRNPQRWSGRTRNWVAVGPTALNPERVQQAA from the exons ATGCCCCGTTATTCAGAAGAACGCAAGGCTGCCGTGATGTGCATGCTGTTGCCCCCGCAAAACCGAAGTGTAGCCGATGTGGCTCGAGAGGAAGGGATCAGCGAAATGACCCTGTATAATTGGCGAAAACAAGCCAGAGAACAGGGGGTCCCGGTGCCGGGAAACGGAAAACAAAGCGACGACTGGTCGGGTGAAGCGAAGCTGGCGGTGGTGGTGGAGACCGCCGGCCTGAGTGAAGCGGAGCTGAGTGAGTATTGCCGTGGTAAGGGGTTATACCCCGAGCAGGTGAAGGCCTGGCGCACGGCCTGTGAGACCGGAGCGGACCAGGCGGCCAGTCGGCGACAGGCTGAGAAGGCCCAGGCCCGCGAGGATAAAAAGCGTATCAAGGAGCTGGAGCGGGAACTGCGGCGCAAGGACAAGGCGCTGGCAGAGACCGCCGCGCTGCTGGCCCTGCGAAAAAAGT TTGAACGCCCTCTGGGGGGACGACGAGGAAGGATGACCTCGCTCCCGGAGCGGCGCAAACTGGTGGGTTATATTGAGGAGGCGGTGAGCGCTGGAGCCCGCAAGGCGCGGGCCTGCAAGGAAATCGGCATCACTGTACGCACTCTGCAGCGATGGACCCAGGGTGGGGAAGTTCATGCCGACCGACGGCCTGATGCTATCAGGCCCGAGCCGGCGAACAAGCTCACGCCCGAGGAGCGCGAGCGTATCCTGACCGTGTGCAATGAACCCGAGTTTGCGTCACTGCCGCCGAGCCAGATCGTGCCGAAGCTGGCGGACCGGGGTGAATATATCGCCTGTGAGTCGAGCTTCTACCGGGTACTGCATGCGGCGGGCCAGCGGCATCACCGGGGCCGGGCCCAGGCGCCGAAGAAAACGAAGGCGCCGACCACGCATGTGGCCGACGGGCCGAACCAGGTGTGGTCGTGGGACATCAGCTGGATGCCCAGCCGGGTGCGTGGACTGTTTTGGTACCTGTACCTCATTGAGGACATCTACAGCCGCAAAATCGTCGGCTGGGAAGTCCACGAGCGAGAGGCCGGCGAGTTGGCCGCACCGCTGGTGCAGCGCAGCGTGCTGGCCGAGCGGTGCTTTCGCCAACCGCTGGTCTTGCATGCGGACAACGGCAGCCCGATGAAATCGCAGACGCTGCGGATCAAGCTGGCGGATCTGGGCATATCGCCGTCATACAGTCGGCCGCGAGTGAGCAACGACAATGCGTTTTCCGAGTCGCTGTTTCGGACACTGAAGTATTGTCCGGCCTGGCCATCGCAGGGATTTGCCACGCTGGAAGAGGCTCGTGACTGGATGCTGAAATTTGTCGACTGGTACAACAACCGCCACTGCCACAGTGCGCTGAAATTTGTGACGCCGGCGCAGCGGCATCGAGGCGACGACCGGGATATCCTGAAACAGCGTGATCGGATCTACGAGCAGGCCAAGGTGCGGAACCCGCAGCGATGGTCCGGCAGAACGAGAAACTGGGTAGCGGTAGGACCGACGGCCCTCAACCCTGAGCGGGTGCAGCAAGCGGCTTAA
- the rpsR gene encoding 30S ribosomal protein S18: MARFFRRKKFCRFTAEGIKEIDYKDLGLLKANVTESGKIVPSRITGTKARFQRQLSTAVKRARYLALLPYSDAHKN; encoded by the coding sequence ATGGCCCGTTTTTTCCGTCGCAAGAAATTCTGTCGTTTTACCGCCGAAGGCATCAAGGAGATCGATTACAAGGATCTCGGCCTGCTGAAGGCCAATGTCACCGAAAGCGGCAAGATCGTTCCCAGTCGCATTACCGGCACCAAGGCCCGGTTTCAGCGCCAGCTGTCCACGGCCGTCAAGCGTGCCCGGTATCTGGCCCTGTTGCCGTATAGCGACGCGCACAAGAACTGA
- the dnaB gene encoding replicative DNA helicase, producing MPDAIYSVAGSDQATDALKVPPHSIEAEQAVLGGLMIDNSSWDQVVEQVNESDFYRRDHRLIFSAIAALAEEANPCDVVTLSEWLQQRNQLDAAGGMSYLGGLAKNTPTAANIKAYAAIVRERSVLRQLTRVATEIGNLAYNPEGRSSAEVLDQAEKAVFDIAEQGAHNRSGYVGIKELLVKAVDRIDTLYQSSSAYTGVPTGYTDFDDMTSGLQNSDLIIIAGRPSMGKTSFAMNLVENAAIKHQTPVAVFSMEMPGEQLVMRMMSSLGRIDQHKIRTGKLDDADWPRLTSAVGILNEAPIFIDDTPGLTPMEIRSRARRIKREHDLGLIVIDYLQLMQVGGSTENRATEISEISRGLKGLAKELNVPVITLSQLNRSLEQRPNKRPVMSDLRESGAIEQDADVIVFIYRDEVYNEESTDKGTAEIIISKQRNGPIGTTRLTFLGQYTKFENYISGDNYLEGPGG from the coding sequence ATGCCTGACGCTATTTATTCGGTCGCCGGCTCGGATCAGGCGACAGACGCACTCAAGGTACCGCCGCACTCCATCGAGGCGGAGCAGGCCGTGCTCGGCGGGCTGATGATCGACAACAGCAGCTGGGATCAGGTGGTCGAGCAGGTCAACGAGAGCGACTTCTACCGCCGGGATCACCGCCTGATCTTCAGCGCCATCGCCGCCCTGGCCGAAGAAGCCAACCCCTGCGACGTGGTGACCCTCTCCGAATGGCTGCAACAGCGCAACCAGCTGGATGCCGCCGGCGGCATGAGTTATCTGGGCGGGCTGGCCAAGAACACCCCCACCGCCGCCAACATCAAGGCCTACGCCGCCATCGTGCGCGAGCGCTCGGTGCTGCGCCAGCTGACCCGGGTGGCCACCGAGATTGGTAACCTGGCCTATAACCCCGAGGGGCGCAGCAGCGCCGAGGTGCTGGATCAGGCCGAGAAGGCGGTGTTCGACATCGCCGAGCAGGGCGCCCACAACCGCTCAGGTTACGTCGGTATCAAGGAGCTGCTGGTCAAGGCGGTGGATCGCATCGACACCCTCTACCAGAGCAGTTCGGCCTATACCGGGGTACCGACCGGCTACACCGATTTCGATGACATGACCTCGGGGCTGCAAAATTCCGATCTGATCATCATCGCCGGGCGCCCCTCCATGGGCAAGACCTCCTTCGCCATGAACCTGGTGGAGAACGCCGCCATCAAGCATCAGACGCCGGTGGCCGTGTTCAGTATGGAGATGCCCGGCGAGCAACTGGTAATGCGCATGATGTCCTCGCTGGGACGCATCGATCAGCACAAGATCCGCACCGGCAAGCTGGACGACGCCGACTGGCCGCGGCTGACCTCGGCGGTGGGCATACTCAACGAGGCCCCGATTTTTATTGATGACACGCCGGGACTCACTCCCATGGAGATCCGCTCCCGCGCGCGGCGCATCAAGCGCGAGCACGACCTGGGCCTGATCGTGATCGACTATCTGCAGCTGATGCAGGTGGGCGGCAGCACCGAAAACCGCGCCACCGAGATCTCCGAGATCTCGCGCGGCCTCAAGGGGCTGGCCAAGGAGCTCAACGTGCCGGTGATCACGCTCTCGCAGCTCAACCGCTCGCTGGAGCAGCGGCCCAACAAGCGCCCGGTCATGTCGGACCTGCGCGAGTCGGGCGCCATCGAGCAGGACGCCGACGTGATCGTGTTTATCTATCGCGACGAGGTCTACAACGAGGAAAGCACCGACAAGGGCACCGCCGAGATCATCATCTCCAAACAGCGTAACGGCCCCATCGGCACCACCCGGCTGACCTTCCTCGGTCAGTACACCAAATTCGAAAACTACATCTCCGGGGACAACTACCTCGAAGGACCCGGTGGATGA
- the alr gene encoding alanine racemase: MTRATRATLNLRALQHNLTIARRHAPDSKLMAIIKANGYGHGMIEVAQALNDADAFGVACLDEAIALREAGIPQPIVLLEGFVRADELRLIDGFQLQPVIHHPAQIDMLEASSGPALTVWLKVDTGMHRLGVTPEQVPAILTRLLSCPRVGAVRLMTHLANADDRDDDYTLEQIRRFESLDELSVAARSIANSAGLLGWAQSASDWARPGIMLYGVSPFNNSIGEQHDLRPVMTLRAQLIAINTHKAGEPIGYGGSWRCPEPMPVGVVAIGYGDGYPRHVPSGTPVLLNNKRVPIVGRVSMDMLCLDLRDCPKAAIGDEVILWGEGLPVEAIAEAAGTIGYELLCKVTSRVGFEYTHE, from the coding sequence ATGACCCGAGCGACCCGGGCCACCCTCAACCTGCGCGCCCTGCAACACAATCTGACCATCGCCCGCCGGCACGCCCCGGACAGCAAGTTAATGGCGATCATCAAGGCCAACGGCTACGGCCACGGGATGATCGAGGTCGCCCAGGCATTGAACGATGCCGACGCCTTTGGCGTCGCCTGTCTCGACGAGGCGATCGCCCTGCGCGAGGCGGGGATCCCGCAACCGATCGTGCTGCTCGAAGGGTTCGTCCGGGCCGACGAGTTGCGGCTGATCGACGGCTTTCAGCTGCAGCCGGTGATCCATCATCCCGCGCAGATCGACATGCTGGAAGCGTCATCGGGGCCGGCGCTGACCGTCTGGCTCAAGGTCGACACCGGCATGCATCGTCTGGGTGTCACACCGGAACAGGTGCCAGCGATCCTCACCCGCCTGCTCAGCTGCCCGCGGGTCGGGGCGGTGCGACTGATGACCCACCTGGCCAATGCCGACGATCGCGACGACGATTACACCCTGGAGCAGATCCGCCGCTTCGAAAGCCTCGATGAGCTGAGTGTCGCGGCGCGCAGCATCGCCAATTCGGCCGGGCTGCTCGGCTGGGCGCAGAGCGCCAGCGACTGGGCGCGGCCGGGGATCATGCTCTATGGCGTCTCGCCCTTTAATAATAGTATCGGCGAACAGCACGATCTGCGCCCGGTGATGACCCTGCGCGCGCAGCTCATCGCGATTAACACGCACAAAGCGGGCGAGCCGATCGGTTACGGCGGCAGCTGGCGCTGCCCCGAACCGATGCCGGTCGGGGTGGTGGCTATCGGCTACGGCGACGGCTATCCGCGCCACGTACCCAGCGGCACGCCGGTGTTACTGAACAACAAGCGGGTACCCATCGTCGGACGGGTCTCCATGGACATGCTCTGCCTGGATCTGCGCGACTGTCCCAAGGCGGCCATCGGCGATGAGGTGATCCTCTGGGGCGAGGGGCTGCCGGTGGAGGCGATCGCCGAAGCGGCGGGGACGATTGGCTATGAGTTGTTGTGCAAGGTGACCTCGCGGGTGGGGTTTGAATATACTCACGAGTGA
- a CDS encoding MAE_28990/MAE_18760 family HEPN-like nuclease encodes MNNVSFYIDEIDANRIRRAKELSELKVRMTETAYLSRYGVNSKATIVLSYAHWEGFYNECINIYVNLLKGIDKKISDISWPMLVGILRPELQRLRDRNHSPKAEYDFVNNLKNLIDENFDNFDSEVISSRSNLNYEKLRSNFDFLGFNVAPFNTLRLRIDKELVGWRHGVAHGDDPDLSAVDIDNHIEFTQNMLLLLSDVFPLCQDSCRLPPVSG; translated from the coding sequence ATGAATAATGTAAGTTTTTATATTGATGAGATTGACGCAAACCGTATAAGAAGAGCTAAGGAGCTTTCTGAGCTAAAAGTTCGTATGACTGAGACAGCATATCTTTCGCGTTATGGGGTTAATTCAAAGGCGACAATTGTCCTGTCTTATGCTCACTGGGAAGGTTTTTATAATGAGTGTATTAATATCTATGTCAATCTACTTAAGGGTATAGATAAAAAAATTAGTGATATTTCATGGCCAATGCTTGTTGGTATATTAAGGCCCGAACTTCAAAGGCTGAGAGATAGAAATCACTCACCTAAGGCAGAATATGATTTCGTTAATAATTTGAAAAATCTGATTGACGAAAACTTTGATAATTTCGATTCTGAAGTTATATCATCTCGGTCTAATTTGAATTATGAAAAGTTACGTAGCAATTTTGATTTTCTCGGCTTCAATGTGGCGCCATTTAACACATTGAGACTTAGAATAGATAAAGAGCTTGTTGGTTGGAGGCATGGTGTTGCGCATGGGGATGATCCAGATTTATCAGCTGTAGATATAGATAATCATATTGAGTTTACGCAAAATATGTTGCTACTTTTGTCAGACGTATTCCCCCTGTGTCAGGATAGTTGTCGCCTCCCCCCTGTGTCAGGATAG